The Thiosulfativibrio zosterae genome has a window encoding:
- the rplF gene encoding 50S ribosomal protein L6 has translation MSRIAKSPITLPSGVDVKVNGTMVTVKGAKATLEKQLNNKVVINIADNVINVSPVSESIENWAQAGTARALINNMVKGVTVGFEKKLILVGVGYRAKAEGQNLNLTLGFSHPVNHAIPAGITVETPTQTEILIKGADKQVVGQIASEIRGYRPPEPYKGKGVKYSDEFILRKEAKKK, from the coding sequence ATGTCAAGAATTGCAAAGTCTCCAATTACATTACCCTCTGGTGTTGATGTAAAAGTAAATGGAACAATGGTAACTGTTAAAGGCGCTAAGGCAACTTTGGAAAAACAGTTAAACAATAAAGTCGTTATTAACATTGCTGATAATGTAATCAATGTTAGTCCAGTCTCTGAAAGTATTGAAAACTGGGCACAAGCCGGAACTGCAAGAGCTTTAATCAATAATATGGTTAAAGGTGTAACAGTTGGTTTCGAAAAGAAACTTATTTTGGTTGGTGTTGGTTATCGTGCGAAAGCTGAAGGTCAAAATCTTAATTTGACATTAGGTTTTTCTCACCCAGTAAATCATGCAATCCCAGCTGGAATTACAGTTGAAACCCCAACACAGACAGAAATCTTAATTAAAGGTGCTGATAAACAGGTTGTTGGTCAAATTGCTTCAGAAATTCGTGGATACCGTCCTCCTGAGCCTTATAAAGGTAAGGGTGTTAAGTATTCTGATGAGTTTATTCTTCGCAAAGAAGCTAAGAAGAAATAG
- the rplR gene encoding 50S ribosomal protein L18, whose protein sequence is MDKKTTRLRRAKKVRAKIATQKVARLSIHRTPRHIYAQLISADGVTVVASSSTLQAEVKKEISYSGNKDAAKVVGKFIAEKAKAAGITAVAFDRSGFKYHGRVKDLADSARENGLEF, encoded by the coding sequence ATGGATAAAAAAACTACCAGACTTCGTAGAGCTAAAAAAGTAAGAGCTAAAATTGCTACTCAAAAAGTTGCACGCTTAAGTATCCACAGAACACCAAGACATATTTATGCGCAGTTGATTTCAGCTGATGGTGTGACTGTTGTTGCTTCAAGTTCTACTTTACAAGCAGAAGTCAAAAAAGAAATCAGCTATTCTGGTAACAAGGATGCTGCAAAAGTTGTTGGTAAATTCATCGCTGAAAAAGCAAAAGCTGCAGGTATTACTGCAGTTGCCTTTGATCGTTCTGGTTTTAAATACCATGGCCGTGTAAAAGATTTAGCTGATTCTGCGCGTGAAAACGGACTAGAGTTTTAA
- the rpsE gene encoding 30S ribosomal protein S5, giving the protein MSSKELQEGQDGLVEKLVSVRRVAKVVKGGRVFAFSALTVVGDGEGRVGYGSGKASEVPVAIKKAMEQARRNMKSVSLDGSTLQYPINFKQGAANIVMMPASEGTGVIAGGAMRAVLEAAGVKDVLAKCIGTTRPVNVVRSTVNALTGMSSPELIAAKRGKTVAEILGE; this is encoded by the coding sequence ATGTCTTCAAAGGAATTACAAGAAGGTCAAGATGGCCTAGTTGAAAAGCTCGTTTCTGTTCGCCGTGTTGCTAAAGTAGTAAAGGGTGGTCGTGTATTTGCGTTCTCAGCACTAACTGTTGTTGGTGATGGAGAAGGTCGAGTTGGTTATGGAAGTGGTAAGGCAAGTGAAGTTCCTGTTGCAATTAAAAAGGCAATGGAGCAAGCTCGTCGTAACATGAAGTCTGTTAGCTTAGATGGCAGCACTTTACAGTATCCAATTAACTTCAAGCAAGGTGCAGCTAACATTGTTATGATGCCAGCTTCTGAAGGTACTGGTGTTATTGCTGGTGGTGCAATGCGTGCTGTTCTTGAAGCAGCGGGTGTTAAGGATGTATTGGCTAAATGTATCGGTACAACTAGACCTGTAAACGTAGTACGTTCAACCGTAAATGCATTAACTGGAATGAGCAGCCCAGAACTAATCGCGGCAAAACGTGGTAAAACTGTTGCTGAAATTTTAGGTGAATAA
- the rpmD gene encoding 50S ribosomal protein L30 yields MADQKKLSVTLVKSSIGRIPKHVACVKGLGLRRMHHTVTVIDTPENRGMINKVSYMLKVEEA; encoded by the coding sequence ATGGCTGATCAAAAAAAATTAAGTGTTACTTTGGTTAAAAGTTCTATTGGTCGTATTCCTAAGCATGTAGCATGCGTTAAGGGTTTAGGTCTTAGAAGAATGCACCATACTGTAACGGTTATTGATACTCCTGAAAATCGTGGAATGATCAATAAAGTTTCATATATGTTAAAAGTTGAGGAAGCATAA
- the rplO gene encoding 50S ribosomal protein L15 has protein sequence MQLNTLQPAEGAKKAYKRRGRGQGSGLGKMGGRGHKGQKSRSGGMPRIGFEGGQMPLQRRLPKVGFTSRKAASVAEIRLDTLSKIDAEIIDVAVLKAADFFSDTIKEVKVINSGELTKAVKLSGLRITESAKSAVLAAGGSVE, from the coding sequence ATGCAACTAAATACTTTACAACCCGCTGAAGGCGCTAAAAAAGCCTATAAGCGTAGAGGTCGTGGACAAGGTTCTGGCTTAGGTAAGATGGGTGGCCGTGGTCACAAGGGACAAAAGTCTCGTTCTGGTGGTATGCCAAGAATCGGTTTTGAAGGTGGTCAAATGCCTTTACAACGTCGTCTACCAAAAGTTGGTTTCACGTCACGCAAAGCAGCAAGCGTTGCAGAGATTCGTTTAGATACCTTGTCTAAAATTGATGCTGAAATTATTGATGTTGCCGTTTTAAAAGCAGCAGATTTTTTTTCTGACACAATTAAAGAAGTTAAGGTAATCAATTCTGGCGAATTAACAAAAGCAGTAAAATTGTCAGGTTTGAGAATTACAGAATCGGCTAAATCAGCTGTTTTAGCAGCCGGTGGTTCAGTCGAGTAA